The following are encoded in a window of Urocitellus parryii isolate mUroPar1 chromosome 7, mUroPar1.hap1, whole genome shotgun sequence genomic DNA:
- the LOC144256223 gene encoding olfactory receptor 9G19-like, whose product MFNHTRVTQFILRGFSDIPEWRLVAVLFFSWVYAFALLGNISVIIAVVRDSRLHSPMYFFLKNLCFVDLSYTSVTIPKALETTLEGSGVISYFECVTQLYMFFTLGSTECFLLTAMAYDRCMAIYRPLLYVAIMSQRLCCALVVLAWVGGALYAAFLALNTFSLPFCGPNVVEHFFWDIPPLMRLSCADFHSIEEVVFAVGSCVIMSSFALKVLSYIRIISTLLQMPSVDGRWKAFSTCSSHLTTVLLFYTSASFTYLTSASQYSPTQGRLASIFYSILTPSLNPVIYCLRNRDMKDALHRLYCQRKF is encoded by the coding sequence atgttcaATCACACCAGAGTGACCCAGTTCATCCTCAGGGGCTTCTCAGACATCCCAGAATGGAGATTAGTGGCCGTCTTATTTTTCTCCTGGGTCTATGCCTTTGCCCTCCTGGGGAATATCTCAGTCATCATAGCTGTGGTTAGAGACAGCCGCCTGCActcacccatgtacttcttcctgaaGAATCTGTGTTTTGTGGATCTGAGCTACACCTCGGTCACCATCCCCAAGGCCCTGGAAACCACCCTTGAGGGATCTGGGGTCATTTCCTACTTTGAGTGTGTCACTCAGCTTTACATGTTTTTTACACTTGGTTCGACTGAGTGCTTTCTGCTCACGGCCATGGCTTATGACCGGTGCATGGCCATCTACAGGCCCTTGCTCTATGTGGCCATCATGAGCCAGAGGCTTTGCTGTGCCTTGGTGGTCCTGGCCTGGGTGGGCGGGGCCCTCTATGCAGCCTTCCTGGCCCTCAAcactttctcccttcccttctgtggGCCCAATGTTGTTGAGCACTTCTTCTGGGACATTCCTCCTCTCATGAGACTCTCCTGTGCCGACTTCCACTCCATCGAGGAGGTGGTCTTCGCTGTGGGCAGCTGCGTGATCATGAGCTCCTTTGCCCTCAAGGTCCTCTCCTACATCCGCATCATCTCCACCCTCCTGCAGATGCCCTCCGTGGATGGCCGGtggaaggccttctccacctgctcctcccacctgacCACAGTCCTTCTGTTTTACACCAGTGCAAGCTTCACCTATTTGACGTCTGCCTCTCAGTACTCCCCTACCCAGGGTCGCCTGGCATCCATTTTCTACTCCATCCTCACCCCTTCCTTGAATCCTGTCATCTACTGTCTGAGGAACCGAGACATGAAGGATGCACTACACAGACTGTATTGTCAGAGAAAGTTCTGA
- the LOC144256219 gene encoding olfactory receptor 10A7-like: MFIHTRVTQFILRGFSDIPEWRLVAVLFFSWVYTFALLGNISVIIAVVRDSRLHSPMYFFLKNLCFVDLSYTSVTIPKALETTLEGSGVISYFECVTQLYMFFTFASTECFLLTAMAYDRCMAIYRPLLYVAIMSQRLCCALVVLAWVGGALYAAFLALNTFSLPFCGTNVVEHFFCDIPPLMRLSCADFHSIEEVVFAVGSCIIMSSFALKVLSYIRIISTLLQMPSVDGRWKAFSTCSSHLTTVLLFYTSASFTYLRSASQYSPTQGRLASIFYSILTPSLNPVI, from the coding sequence atgttcaTTCACACCAGAGTGACCCAGTTCATCCTCAGGGGCTTCTCAGACATCCCAGAATGGAGATTAGTGGCTGTCTTATTTTTCTCCTGGGTCTACACCTTTGCCCTCCTGGGGAATATCTCTGTCATCATAGCTGTGGTTAGAGACAGCCGCCTCCActcacccatgtacttcttcctgaaGAATCTGTGTTTTGTGGATCTGAGCTACACCTCGGTCACCATCCCCAAGGCCCTGGAAACCACCCTTGAGGGATCTGGGGTCATTTCCTACTTTGAGTGTGTCACTCAGCTTTACATGTTTTTTACATTTGCTTCTACCGAGTGCTTTCTGCTCACGGCCATGGCTTATGACCGGTGCATGGCCATCTACAGGCCCTTGCTCTATGTGGCCATCATGAGCCAGAGGCTTTGCTGTGCCTTGGTGGTCCTGGCCTGGGTGGGCGGGGCCCTCTATGCAGCCTTCCTGGCCCTCAacaccttctcccttcccttctgtggGACCAATGTTGTTGAGCACTTCTTCTGCGACATTCCTCCTCTCATGAGACTCTCCTGTGCCGACTTCCACTCCATCGAGGAGGTGGTCTTCGCTGTGGGCAGCTGCATCATCATGAGCTCCTTTGCCCTCAAGGTCCTCTCCTACATCCGCATCATCTCCACCCTCCTGCAGATGCCCTCCGTGGATGGCCGGtggaaggccttctccacctgctcctcccacctgacCACAGTCCTTCTGTTTTACACCAGTGCAAGCTTCACCTACTTGAGGTCTGCCTCTCAGTACTCCCCTACCCAGGGTCGCCTGGCATCCATTTTCTACTCCATCCTCACCCCTTCCTTGAATCCTGTCATCTAG